A window from Fragaria vesca subsp. vesca linkage group LG5, FraVesHawaii_1.0, whole genome shotgun sequence encodes these proteins:
- the LOC101306137 gene encoding uncharacterized protein LOC101306137, with amino-acid sequence MALVMQGKHAEAMVELSKICLVWRIFPPEESSQQMFCFASLALLALSVWSLSQDIPSYGLPGFLMMERKRYLADSMLQSGAYINVLTVRKVLQCQFQTTCKSNFIEEVQVNLLSRNGMVQPNPVKQ; translated from the exons ATG GCTTTAGTGATGCAAGGTAAACATGCAGAAGCAATGGTGGAACTGTCAAAGATATGCCTTGTTTGGCGGATTTTCCCTCCCGAGGAGTCTTCG CAGCAGATGTTTTGTTTTGCTTCTCTTGCTCTCCTCGCTCTCTCCGTCTGGTCTCTGAGTCAAGACATACCATCATATGGGTTACCGGGTTTTCTTATGATGGAGAGGAAGAGATATTTGG CTGATTCTATGCTGCAGTCAGGTGCATATATAAATGTGCTTACAGTCAG AAAAGTGCTGCAATGCCAATTCCAAACCACATGTAAATCCAATTTCATCGAAGAAGTTCAAGTTAATCTCTTGTCCAGGAATGGAATGGTGCAACCCAACCCAGTTAAACAATAG
- the LOC101307123 gene encoding mitogen-activated protein kinase kinase kinase 2-like: MGRNDECTSPLPGEWMKGKLVGSGSFGSVHLAMSKSTGGLFVVKSSQSCDGALALENEAKILESLNSPYVVRCIGIENGRGKLCNVFMEYMAGGSLSDVAQIFGGAFDEDMVRLYSREILHGLKYLHENGIMHCDLKCKNVLLSSSGNVKLADFGCARRLKDSTTTTGGTPLWMAPEVLRNEGLDFPCDIWSLGCTVIEMATGRPPWAAEISDPVAAVLKIACSSERPQFPRQFSNEGSDFLAKCLERDPKRRWSAEQLLNHPFVSGNPMRVSRKGETCSPASTLDDIGMYNFDCGIESCEGNEFAFRNPFSRCCDEINRNTVKPECHLESSENWITVR, encoded by the coding sequence ATGGGCAGAAATGATGAATGCACATCTCCTCTGCCTGGTGAATGGATGAAGGGCAAATTGGTTGGATCAGGTTCTTTTGGAAGTGTCCATTTGGCCATGAGCAAATCCACAGGAGGACTTTTCGTTGTGAAATCCTCGCAGTCTTGTGATGGAGCCCTCGCTCTTGAGAATGAGGCTAAGATTCTCGAGAGTTTGAATTCCCCATATGTTGTTCGATGTATAGGGATCGAAAATGGTAGAGGGAAATTGTGCAATGTTTTCATGGAGTACATGGCAGGGGGTAGTTTGTCAGATGTGGCTCAGATATTTGGTGGGGCTTTCGATGAAGACATGGTTCGCTTGTACTCGAGAGAGATTCTTCATGGTCTCAAGTATCTTCACGAAAATGGGATTATGCATTGTGATCTCAAGTGCAAGAATGTGCTCTTGAGCTCTTCCGGGAATGTGAAGCTGGCAGACTTTGGTTGCGCTAGGAGGCTCAAGGACTCGACCACCACTACTGGTGGAACTCCATTATGGATGGCTCCCGAAGTTTTGAGGAATGAAGGGCTGGATTTTCCTTGTGACATTTGGTCATTGGGATGCACCGTGATTGAAATGGCCACCGGAAGGCCTCCTTGGGCCGCTGAGATTTCTGATCCGGTAGCTGCTGTTCTGAAGATTGCTTGCAGCAGCGAGAGGCCTCAGTTTCCGAGACAGTTTTCAAATGAGGGGTCGGATTTCTTAGCGAAATGCTTGGAGAGAGACCCGAAAAGGAGGTGGTCTGCTGAGCAACTACTTAACCATCCTTTTGTCTCTGGAAATCCAATGAGAGTTTCAAGAAAGGGCGAGACATGCTCACCGGCAAGTACTTTGGATGACATTGGAATGTACAATTTTGATTGTGGAATTGAGAGCTGTGAGGGCAATGAGTTCGCCTTCAGAAATCCTTTCTCGAGGTGTTGTGACGAAATAAACAGAAATACAGTAAAGCCTGAGTGTCACCTTGAGTCATCTGAAAATTGGATCACTGTTAGATAG
- the LOC101306634 gene encoding uncharacterized protein LOC101306634, protein MPLTRIAADTLGVLTVCLVALLILLGSLCIIYLFYFRSRIRSQGFVQLSYFSGPWIIRITFILFAIWWGIGEIVRLSLLRREGRFLNTLNLKWQETVCKCYIVSNLGFAEPCLFLTLVFLLRAPLHTMESGILSRQWNGKTAGYILFYCLPILLLQLVVIVVGPKLHNIKLPLYFTSTMNKTDQIVFCTYPLLSTILLGIFAIILTAYVFWLGRQILKLVINKGLQKRVYTLIFSVSSFLPLRVTLLGFSVLSKPEHFQFEALAFLAFLALLCCAGVCICTLVYCPVADSLALGSLQDLEGRRRLDDGQNDTISLIANQSHMEESVGISPSRNSDVSTKQRGSISFRAFDKDSSSRGAFVELSLFSPSEDATPPESPPLLGWPMRPSPSPHQ, encoded by the coding sequence ATGCCCCTGACGAGAATTGCTGCCGATACACTCGGTGTGTTGACCGTATGTCTAGTTGCTCTCTTGATCCTTCTGGGTTCACTCTGCATCATCTACTTGTTTTACTTTCGCTCTCGTATTCGTAGTCAGGGTTTTGTTCAACTAAGTTATTTCAGTGGCCCTTGGATAATCCGTATAACTTTCATATTGTTTGCCATTTGGTGGGGAATTGGTGAAATTGTCCGGTTAAGTTTGTTGAGACGGGAAGGAAGATTCTTGAATACCCTTAACTTGAAATGGCAGGAGACTGTCTGCAAATGCTATATTGTCTCAAACCTGGGGTTTGCAGAACCTTGCCTATTCCTGACCCTCGTGTTCCTACTTCGTGCTCCTTTGCATACAATGGAGTCAGGTATTCTAAGCCGACAGTGGAATGGGAAAACAGCTGGTTACATTCTTTTCTACTGCCTCCCAATACTTCTTCTTCAGCTTGTTGTCATAGTAGTTGGACCCAAACTGCACAATATTAAGTTGCCTTTGTACTTCACCAGTACAATGAACAAGACTGATCAGATTGTTTTCTGCACTTACCCTTTATTGAGTACGATACTTCTTGGGATTTTTGCCATCATTCTAACCGCATACGTGTTTTGGCTTGGAAGGCAGATTTTAAAGTTGGTCATCAATAAGGGTCTGCAGAAAAGAGTTTATACATTGATATTCTCAGTTTCAAGTTTCCTTCCATTGAGGGTTACTTTGCTTGGTTTCTCTGTTTTATCTAAACCAGAGCACTTTCAGTTTGAAGCTCTTGCTTTCTTGGCTTTTCTTGCCCTTCTATGTTGTGCGGGTGTGTGTATATGCACGCTTGTTTACTGCCCGGTTGCAGATTCTTTAGCTCTGGGGAGTTTACAGGACTTGGAGGGTAGGAGGAGACTTGATGATGGTCAAAATGACACCATTTCTCTTATTGCTAACCAGAGTCATATGGAAGAAAGTGTTGGAATTAGTCCCAGTAGAAACTCTGATGTGTCAACCAAGCAGCGGGGATCAATTTCATTCCGTGCTTTCGATAAGGACAGTTCTTCTAGGGGAGCGTTTGTGGAATTGAGCCTTTTCTCTCCTAGTGAAGATGCAACACCCCCAGAATCACCTCCGCTCCTTGGCTGGCCTATGCGTCCCTCTCCTTCACCTCACCAGTAG